The DNA segment ATTCAGGGGTTCAAATGAGCACGAGGCTTCGTTACAGACAAAAGATACACGGTACAATAGTAGTAAGTCAGAAGAACTCTAGGTGGCGCAGAAACAGATGGCGCTTTACTTTGCGCCACCACGTGGCAGTTGGGCGAACATGCTTCGCTAGATAGTATGAATAAGTTCTTAATAGCCCGTATTGTTTGTATGACGCGCgaataacataagaaacgaatgCAACGTCCGAGTACAGTATCTCAACGTAACGGGTTGAGTCTGTTTTAACGTGACGGGGAAGTACTTTCGTTTTGAATAGGCTCTGTTTAAAGGGCAATCCTCGAGCGAAAGCCTTACGAGGACTGTAGCATCTACAGAGAGAAAAGACTCTTTGCAGTCCAGCAACTATGCTCTCTCAACGGACATAAGTAAAGTCGGTGTAAAGACGATTGTGCAATTGTTACGAAACAAACCTGAGTGCACCAGCTTTGCTTTTGCAGAAAGCTGCAAAGAGCTAATAGCACGTAGATGTTTAAAAAGTTTTGAATTTAGATGTTTTTGGGGGTCCAGACATCACGTCGTAGAAGTCCCGCAGAGTACCATCGAGAAATCAGAGATTTTTCTGTTCGTGTATTATTGCAAGTCGACTGCAACGGTTAATACCGTTTCACGTTTAATCGTAGGGATTCGTGGGTATATCGGGAATCTAGCAACGAAGCGGACTTTTACCATTTGGTATTTGGGACCCTGGATTAAAGGTCAAAGTTCGACGATGTTTTTAAGTGTTATCGTCGAACGTTAGCCTTGACAAGTAACTGTCGTAGCTCGTAAAGACGGCAGAATGTTGCATTATGGTAGAGAATCAGTTTTCGACATTCGTCGTGCAAACATCAAGTTTTAAACTTAACATTATACGGTAGATTACGCCGCCCATGCTACAGTCTCGGATCGACTGGTAGCAGATTgccaaaaagaaaaagaaaaaaaaaaatacagaaaaatCTGCAAAAAAGAAGTAATTACAAAAAGAGTACTTTCCTCGTATTGTATGGACACGTGAGAAAGTGGAAGCACAGAATCGTTGGTCTTTCTTaagacgaaaaaagaaaacagtGTGATAGGAGTGTGTGAGGATAGCGTGAAAGGGACATATACCTCCGAATGACGATTGTTTGATAAGCCGAGAAGAGACGAGAAACGGAACTTTTACGAAAGGAGAAAAGATGATTTTCACTCTATCATTACTGTATTTACATACACATTTAGCATAGTGGAAAAATAAGCTACGTTTTTAGCAATAATATCGACGTTCAACGGACACAGATATCATCGTCGTCGTCATCGTATGTATGGAGAACCGGGGAACCACGTTCTTTTCTGTTtagttttacaaaaaaaaaaaaaaaaaaagagctaTGGGTATGTAAACGATCGAGAATTACTGTATGTGAACTCGTAAAACTGTTTTATCTGGTGGACTATTATATATTAGCCACGTATCGTATAGTGCGCGTCAAAAGTCGGAGAATGAGTGCCATGTGGAAATTCGCGTGAACGCGACACGAACAATggaaaatcgaaattttttcgTGCGCCTCCTGGAAAGGCATTGCGAGACACTTTTTTGGTGCTATTTTTATATCGAAAACATAGCGATTGATTCGGTACCAAGGCACTCCTTCTCTGAGCAATGTTAAGACACACAAGGTCTGTCGACCGCTGGAAAGGGGGAAGACTTTTTTTACTGCCTTCTGTATGAAATAGTGAGACGCATAAGTTGAGATTTCTTAAGGCTCTCACGGCCATTATTCGCCCATCGGTGGTCCAACTTTTTGAAAATTGACCTGAAATTGCTGTTTCGTCGAAGGAAACAGACCACCAATGCCCAAAATGAAACTTTGAAAGTTTTCGTGTTAAGTATCGTAGCAAAACTCTAGCTAGAAGATGAATAGAAGAAAATTAGGTGCTAAAACTTTGCGACATTATTTTACTTTATCTATCCCATCGATGGACTGCCAATGGGTGGATTTATTTTGAATGGTTTCAATGTAGAAGTATTTATAGTTTCAAGAGTTGTTAGAGAATTTCCTGACATTCTCTTGTCTGCTCAATCTTCAAGGCGCCTATGGCGTTCGAGCTGAATGTTCTTCTTTGTTTCTTTCGCTGAACTTCAGCAGCCATTCCATCGGAATGTTTTTTGGGAAATCGCGAGGATCGAGGGAATCAGATTCCCTGCGATCGTCCAAGAATGCATTCCGTTCTGAAGAATGTcgaattttttatcgaaaatgtgcaagtatgcgaatgtgatGGTGTATGCCATCGACTATGGTGTTTTTACAATTCACCGATTgtgtttgttaaaattaattattattgctattacgatgattattattaatattattattatattactatAAAATGAGTGTATCACAGTTTAAATATatctattttatattaaatcatGAATGCCGTGCGCTAATATTTTGCATGAAAAACATCGTCCTGcattttcgtttttaataaaaatattttttattttgtctcgGATAAATTACAAGAGAAGGGGTTATTCGTGAACAAAAAGATGATATCGTGTCTATATACATTTGATTGGTGTCATCAGCAATTAATCCGGTTATCTTTACCCCATTTACGCATCACTCGGATGATCTGCTCCACTTGTGAGTTCGACGTGTTCTTAAGAAGCTGTATAACGTCGGGCAACAGTTCTCTGAAACGAAATAGATACATGAAACAAATACAAAACATATAAAACACAAACATGAGACACTGTACATGGGAAGCTACTATAAAATGAATTAATTGGTGAAAAGGGACTTACTTGGGTTGTCTTCCAGCTACAATGTATTGAAATGTACCGCAGCAAGCACCGCGTTTTCCTTCCCAATTCTCTGGGCTAGAATCCATACGTTCCAACATATCAAAGGCCTTTGCTGCGTACCAAAACTCGCCTACTTTGTAACAATCGTTCGCGATTAATTGCAGTAAGTTAAATGACTCTGTAGACGTGTCCATTTTTAGATACAAGTCCCAAGCCAGCTGAGGTTTCTTGTTCATTATATCTGAAGCAAAAAAAGACAAAAATCCGGTACACGTGCCATCTTTTGTGATCGTTATTTATCACGTACATAAAGACTAACGTTAAAGACTTACAACAGTGTGCTAAAAGGCTAATGTAAATATAATCGTTCTTGTATTTTTCATTCCGTATAATCAAGAAAGCTTCCTCTGCCTCCTTAAAATAACCTGCGGCAGCTTGCGCTTGAGCATAATTAAAGTTAAAGTTATCTTCGTTGGAAAAGTAAGTTTTAATCGAGTTCAGGTACACTAGAACTTCCTCAAATTGACGATAGAGAAAAAAACAGGAGGCCATACATTGTCTACCAGGTATGGTATCGCATTCTGACGCGGAGGAGCCGACTAATTGAAAGTATTGCTGAGCTGTTTTTATGTTATCACGCTGAAAACAGTTTCACCCGTAATTGTTTCAGTTATTTGTTACCACGTTTTATCGAGAGCTTACAGAATTAGTTTCTTGTCCCATCACTGCGTTAACGATCCCTTTTAGAATATATTCCTGTGGAACGGATGGTTCAAGATCTTTGATTAATTTGAATGCCTCTTGGACATCGTCTTGTTTCAAATAGTAAATTACTAAATTAAGTCGAGCCTCTGGTATAACGTCCACTAAATTCGGCAAAATTTGTAACGCGCCCTCGCCACCTTTAAATACCTAGAAGTAACTTTCGTAATTATTTGTAACTGTACTAGATTATTCATAGTAGATTAGATATATCTTAACAATGCTATGTACAACTGTATTGTGGTGTATGAGATCGTGGCCAAAGCTGAAGGAACTAGACATTTTTTCTATTAGCTGTTTCATTTCATTCTGTGCAGCGCTACCATTGTACAGACGAAAACGGTTACATGCTTTCAGATTGATCGCGATCGCGCTATCGGGATACTTTTGTAGATAAACTTGAAGAACTTCTTGAGCTACGTCAT comes from the Colletes latitarsis isolate SP2378_abdomen chromosome 7, iyColLati1, whole genome shotgun sequence genome and includes:
- the Ttc26 gene encoding tetratricopeptide repeat domain 26, encoding MVNTTLCIILSRAKPASSEGIKRSATEKRIPKLEEFLEKRDYTGALTLLEFNSSSENSLNSELWMGYCAFHLGDYKRAATIYENLRKRDQTLVELPTNLACCYFYLGMYPESQKILEDAPDSKLKNRLMFHLAHKMGNESKLTEYHHMLQDVIEDQLSLASIHYLRAHYQEAIDVYKKILLENREYFALNVYVALCYYKLDYYDVAQEVLQVYLQKYPDSAIAINLKACNRFRLYNGSAAQNEMKQLIEKMSSSFSFGHDLIHHNTVVFKGGEGALQILPNLVDVIPEARLNLVIYYLKQDDVQEAFKLIKDLEPSVPQEYILKGIVNAVMGQETNSRDNIKTAQQYFQLVGSSASECDTIPGRQCMASCFFLYRQFEEVLVYLNSIKTYFSNEDNFNFNYAQAQAAAGYFKEAEEAFLIIRNEKYKNDYIYISLLAHCYIMNKKPQLAWDLYLKMDTSTESFNLLQLIANDCYKVGEFWYAAKAFDMLERMDSSPENWEGKRGACCGTFQYIVAGRQPKELLPDVIQLLKNTSNSQVEQIIRVMRKWGKDNRINC